In Triticum aestivum cultivar Chinese Spring chromosome 5B, IWGSC CS RefSeq v2.1, whole genome shotgun sequence, the following proteins share a genomic window:
- the LOC123116160 gene encoding protein BIG GRAIN 1-like, with product MERSRGHGKNAHPPPLAPPRRARAERQRASGSGASFSASLLDTIYRSLDDGGVVDGDAARRSEEQALAPAPPQFWWAGKPKQAAGADRRRRETGPAVRPRHSGYASSATSSSDSTSSYSFSCSSASTTDTESTCRRRSPPPPRRQLEEFVAPDSVDVAVPVTTPGEKAKKKGRPCFPVARHRPRDAAPSSPGPPPPSPGTFACALKALFTSGRLPRKPRTPTRAPPPQTLPELPQPSCLSAATDASMAERRCVRFCSDAEASVVRRRVEELVRSLGELEEDEEGSDSSSDLFELESLGGANGDELPVYGTTSLVANRAIAHATVF from the coding sequence ATGGAGAGGAGCCGCGGCCACGGCAAGAACGCGCACCCGCCCCCGCTCGCGCCGCCGCGCCGGGCGCGGGCGGAGCGCCAGCGCGCGTCCGGGTCCGGCGCGTCCTTCTCGGCCTCCCTCCTCGACACCATCTACCGCTCCCTCGACGACGGCGGCGTCGTCGACGGCGACGCCGCGCGCCGGTCGGAGGAGCAGGCGctggcgccggcgccgccgcagtTCTGGTGGGCGGGCAAGCCGAAACAGGCCGCGGGCGCGGACAGGCGCCGCCGCGAGACGGGGCCGGCGGTTCGCCCGCGGCACTCCGGGTACGCGTCGTCCGCCACCTCGTCGTCGGACTCGACCTCCAGCTACAGCTTCTCCTGCTCGTCCGCCTCGACCACCGACACCGAGTCCACGTGCCGCCGGCGCAGCCCGCCCCCGCCGCGGCGCCAGCTGGAGGAGTTCGTCGCCCCGGACAGTGTGGACGTGGCCGTGCCAGTGACAACGCCCGGCGAGAAGGCGAAGAAGAAAGGCAGGCCGTGTTTTCCTGTCGCGAGGCACCGGCCAAGAGACGCCGCGCCGTCTTCGCCcgggccaccgccgccgtcgccggggaCGTTCGCGTGCGCCCTCAAGGCTCTGTTCACCTCCGGCCGCCTCCCGAGGAAGCCCAGGACTCCGACACGCGCCCCACCTCCGCAGACGTTGCCGGAGCTACCGCAGCCATCGTGCTTGTCGGCCGCGACGGACGCGAGCATGGCGGAGAGGAGGTGCGTGAGGTTCTGCTCGGACGCCGAGGCGTCGGTGGTGCGGCGCAGGGTCGAGGAGCTGGTGCGGAGcctcggggagctcgaggaggacgaggaggggagcgactcCAGCTCCGATCTCTTCGAGCTGGAGAGCCTTGGCGGGGCGAACGGCGACGAGCTGCCCGTGTACGGCACCACCAGCCTCGTGGCCAATCGCGCCATCGCGCACGCGACGGTTTTCTAG